A stretch of Pristiophorus japonicus isolate sPriJap1 chromosome 12, sPriJap1.hap1, whole genome shotgun sequence DNA encodes these proteins:
- the LOC139276980 gene encoding beta-1,3-galactosyl-O-glycosyl-glycoprotein beta-1,6-N-acetylglucosaminyltransferase 7-like → MIKIFTLKWYVTLSFFVVWGIIVSLYKIYYIKDPIMQNGSQCNFSRCCPAIFNGEGNICLLGASCQKPETFQIQDPVNCSRIVLEHHFITSHLSQEEASYPLAYIITIHKELEMFVKLLRAIYSPQNVYCIHVDQKSSDDYKRKVKSLADCFDNIFIASKMEHVVYGGFSRLQADINCMKDLVNSAVNWKHVINLCGQDFPIKTNREIIWYIKSKWKGKNITPGIRQPPHMKYRTDYIYKEQIFNGYAFIYRLNKKKTTPPMELTIYFGSAYYALTREFVQFVLEDARAKALLEWSRDTYSPDEHYWVTLNRLKDAPGTTPNITWEGDIRAVKWAPHVGPSFDGCKGHYIRDICVYGLGDLKWIIQQPAMFANKFELTATFPAVTCMEQWYRDRILNQTSETIQPHWYLEE, encoded by the exons ATGATCAAAATTTTTACTTTGAAATGGTACGTCACATTAAGTTTTTTCGTGGTTTGGGGCATAATTGTCTCCCTCTACAAAATATATTACATTAAGGATCCTATTATGCAAAATGGATCCCAGTGTAATTTCAGCAGATGCTGTCCTGCAATTTTTAACGGTGAAGGGAACATATGCCTGCTTGGAGCGAGCTGCCAAAAGCCAGAAACATTCCAAATTCAGGACCCAGTTAACTGCTCCAGAATCGTACTGGAACATCACTTCATAACAAGTCATCTATCACAAGAAGAAGCCAGCTATCCCCTGGCTTACATTATTACTATCCACAAAGAGCTTGAAATGTTTGTAAAACTTCTGCGAGCAATTTATAGTCCACAGAATGTTTATTGCATCCATGTTGATCAAAAGTCATCAGACGATTACAAGAGAAAGGTAAAGAGCTTGGCTGACTGCTTTGACAACATCTTTATAGCTTCAAAAATGGAACATGTAGTTTACGGTGGATTCTCACGCCTGCAAGCAGACATAAACTGCATGAAAGATCTTGTAAACTCAGCAGTCAACTGGAAGCACGTCATCAACCTCTGCGGACAAGACTTCCCAATTAAAACCAACAGGGAAATCATTTGGTATATAAAGAGCAAATGGAAGGGCAAGAATATCACACCAGGAATACGACAACCACCACATATGAAATACAGGACAGATTACATTTACAAAGAGCAGATATTTAATGGCTATGCCTTCATTTATCGACTTAACAAGAAGAAAACTACACCACCAATGGAGCTCACTATTTACTTTGGAAGTGCATACTATGCACTCACTAGAGAATTTGTGCAATTTGTACTGGAAGATGCGCGTGCAAAAGCTCTTCTCGAGTGGTCCCGGGATACGTACAGCCCCGATGAACATTACTGGGTGACACTGAATCGCTTAAAGG ATGCACCTGGTACGACCCCAAATATTACATGGGAAGGTGATATACGGGCAGTAAAATGGGCACCACATGTAGGACCATCATTTGATGGCTGTAAAG GGCATTATATCAGAGATATCTGTGTGTATGGCCTCGGAGATCTAAAATGGATCATTCAACAACCAGCCATGTTTGCCAATAAGTTTGAACTAACAGCAACCTTTCCGGCGGTGACGTGTATGGAGCAATGGTACAGGGACCGCATACTAAATCAAACTTCAGAAACTATACAGCCACACTGGTACCTCGAGGAGTAA